A stretch of DNA from Thermodesulfobacteriota bacterium:
TCTATCCTGATTCTTATGTCCTCTGGGTGGCCATGGCAGCCCTTTATGAGACGATGGGCTCCTATTTTGAGGCACTCGAGTGTGTGGAGGAGGCCCTTAATTGTTTCCCTGAGGATGATTCGGTGGCCCTTTACAATAAGGCTCTGGTGTTGATGAGGATAGGCTGTTATGGGGAGGCTCGAGAGATTATGGATGAGCTCATGGAGAGGGCTCCCCGGGATCCGAAGATTTTGACTCAGAGGGGGTATTTAGCTCTGGAAATGGGCTATCCGGGCGAGGCTCTTGGATATTATCAGAGGGCGATGAAGGTCTGGCAGGAGGATCCGACCCTGAATGAGGGGATTTCGATTTATTCGGGTCTCTGAACGGTGTATATGGATCTGGGGATGAAGGGGGAGGCTTTGGAGGTTGCCCTTGAGGGGCTGAGAAGATTTCCCGATGAGGATCCCGTGCTTTATTACAATGTGGGGGCTGTCTTTTATGAGATGGGTTGGAGAGAGGATACCATTGAGGTGCTTAAAAAGGGGATTGAGAAATTCCCCGAAGACGAGGAGATGAAGATGTTTC
This window harbors:
- a CDS encoding tetratricopeptide repeat protein, encoding MDQREYKRALKLYRSLPWKSFGEVKFNGYARALTEMGFYEEARKFLEEGLKVYPDSYVLWVAMAALYETMGSYFEALECVEEALNCFPEDDSVALYNKALVLMRIGCYGEAREIMDELMERAPRDPKILTQRGYLALEMGYPGEALGYYQRAMKVWQEDPTLNEGISIYSGL